A window from Marinagarivorans cellulosilyticus encodes these proteins:
- a CDS encoding vanadium-dependent haloperoxidase, whose product MLLPASLVLLSCGSDDRQVANEEGDPIVIDGASVARQWNELILEAIRNDYARPTVHARNLHHLSAAMYDAWSTYSLNANPYLLGQQYGSTDCTLDFNAYAQSADNLMQQGNREEAISYAAYRLIRHRFAASPSAAVTALNADNLMLELGYDINKQSMDVTEGDAAALGNFIGECYIQFGLQDGSNELNSYASINYSPANPPLSPQLSGNPDIVDPNRWQPLALSTFIDQAGNPITGGALEFLGPEWGNVQPFALTDDELSVYQREGGSYKVYHDPGAPSQLGTETTAAYQWGFSLVALWSSHLDPSDGVMWDISPASVGNVGQLPATAEGYPNFYNALDGGDASHGHSINPKTGMPYEPQWVPRGDYTRVLAEFWADGPDSETPPGHWFVILNAVTDHPALKRRFRGEGNELGALEWDIKAYFALGGAMHDAAISAWSIKGWYDYVRPVSALRAMAELGQSTDALAPSWHPDGIPLTPGYIELVQAGDPLAGYDNQFVGKIKVRAWQGPEYVVNPANDTGDVGWILIDNWWPYQRPSFVSPPFAGYVSGHSTYSRAAAEVLTLLTGDEYFPGGKSEFEIKANDFLVFEQGPSVDLTLEWATYRDASDQCSLSRIWGGIHPPQDDIPGRIIGEKIGVKAFELAQTYFAR is encoded by the coding sequence ATGCTGTTACCTGCATCGCTTGTGCTTTTGTCTTGTGGTAGTGACGATCGCCAAGTCGCGAACGAAGAGGGCGATCCTATTGTGATCGACGGCGCATCGGTTGCGCGCCAATGGAATGAGTTAATTCTGGAGGCCATTCGCAACGATTATGCTCGCCCAACCGTTCATGCTAGAAATCTCCATCACTTGTCGGCAGCGATGTACGATGCGTGGAGTACTTACTCATTAAATGCGAACCCTTATCTTTTGGGGCAACAATATGGCAGCACGGATTGCACGCTAGATTTTAATGCTTACGCACAAAGTGCCGACAATTTAATGCAGCAGGGTAATAGAGAGGAGGCAATTTCTTACGCGGCTTACCGGTTAATTCGGCATCGTTTTGCTGCATCACCAAGTGCGGCGGTGACGGCCTTAAATGCCGATAATCTGATGCTAGAACTCGGTTACGATATCAACAAGCAGTCCATGGATGTGACCGAAGGTGATGCTGCCGCTTTAGGGAATTTTATTGGTGAGTGTTATATCCAGTTTGGGCTGCAAGATGGCTCGAATGAACTCAATAGTTATGCCAGTATTAATTATTCGCCGGCCAATCCGCCGCTATCCCCTCAATTATCGGGCAACCCCGATATCGTTGATCCCAACCGCTGGCAGCCGCTAGCGCTATCTACCTTTATCGATCAGGCCGGTAATCCTATTACCGGGGGAGCTTTAGAGTTTCTAGGGCCTGAGTGGGGCAATGTTCAGCCCTTTGCTCTTACCGATGACGAGCTTTCGGTTTATCAGCGCGAGGGTGGTTCCTATAAGGTTTATCACGACCCAGGTGCGCCCTCGCAGCTCGGCACAGAAACGACAGCCGCATATCAATGGGGGTTTTCCTTAGTTGCATTGTGGTCGTCCCACCTAGACCCCAGTGATGGTGTTATGTGGGATATATCACCGGCAAGTGTTGGTAATGTGGGGCAGCTGCCTGCGACAGCTGAGGGCTATCCAAATTTTTACAATGCTCTAGACGGAGGGGACGCTAGCCACGGGCATAGCATTAACCCTAAAACGGGAATGCCCTATGAGCCGCAATGGGTCCCCCGAGGAGATTACACTCGGGTACTGGCAGAGTTTTGGGCTGACGGCCCAGACTCTGAAACCCCGCCGGGCCACTGGTTTGTGATTTTAAACGCGGTGACCGATCACCCCGCATTAAAGCGCCGTTTTCGCGGAGAAGGCAATGAACTAGGTGCCTTGGAGTGGGATATTAAAGCTTATTTCGCGCTTGGCGGTGCTATGCACGATGCGGCTATATCGGCTTGGAGCATTAAAGGGTGGTACGACTATGTTCGGCCGGTGTCAGCGTTGAGGGCTATGGCTGAGTTAGGGCAAAGCACCGATGCGTTGGCGCCGTCTTGGCACCCTGATGGGATTCCACTGACGCCAGGCTATATAGAGCTGGTGCAAGCGGGTGACCCGCTAGCGGGCTACGACAACCAATTTGTTGGCAAAATAAAAGTGCGTGCATGGCAGGGGCCAGAGTATGTGGTTAACCCCGCCAATGATACTGGTGATGTCGGTTGGATTTTGATCGATAACTGGTGGCCCTATCAAAGGCCTTCGTTTGTATCGCCGCCTTTTGCCGGCTATGTGTCTGGCCACTCTACCTATTCGCGGGCAGCGGCTGAGGTACTCACTTTGTTAACCGGCGATGAGTATTTCCCAGGTGGCAAAAGCGAGTTTGAAATCAAAGCTAACGATTTCCTTGTTTTTGAGCAGGGCCCAAGCGTGGATTTAACTCTCGAATGGGCAACGTATCGTGATGCTTCTGATCAGTGCAGTTTATCGCGTATATGGGGCGGCATTCATCCGCCACAAGATGATATTCCGGGCCGCATTATCGGTGAGAAAATCGGGGTTAAAGCCTTTGAGCTTGCGCAAACGTATTTTGCTCGTTAA
- a CDS encoding PilZ domain-containing protein, which produces MEQYYPPDRILELAIGSVVQVNSESGDFHFTVSLVGVDAPNSVITTLPLKQNLPEGFGYEALFSQDDVFEMRTIQDGYIVAFEGVFEAIYDDRLLITSFPEMIETRLLRSETRFPCALSCDIHQGERESYGVISNISHGGCQLEVNRDASYDFIEHSIGQDVTVSLEVYFPTLESPVMLEAFVRSASCQVDGVCKVGIAFKANYEVVRRYLESLQLDSVSPFFR; this is translated from the coding sequence TTGGAACAGTATTACCCTCCCGATCGCATTCTTGAGCTTGCCATAGGTTCTGTGGTGCAAGTGAATAGTGAAAGTGGTGATTTTCACTTCACCGTGAGCTTGGTGGGCGTGGATGCGCCCAATTCGGTAATAACGACTTTGCCGCTCAAGCAGAATTTACCCGAGGGTTTTGGGTACGAAGCACTGTTCTCGCAAGATGATGTTTTTGAAATGCGCACCATTCAAGATGGTTACATCGTAGCCTTCGAGGGTGTTTTCGAGGCGATATATGATGACCGTCTGCTGATCACAAGTTTTCCTGAAATGATCGAAACGCGCTTGCTGCGTTCTGAAACGCGGTTCCCGTGCGCGTTATCTTGTGATATTCATCAAGGTGAACGAGAGTCCTATGGTGTGATATCCAATATTAGCCATGGCGGTTGTCAATTGGAGGTGAACCGCGATGCGAGTTACGACTTTATTGAGCACTCTATAGGTCAGGATGTTACGGTAAGTTTAGAGGTTTATTTCCCTACATTAGAGTCCCCCGTTATGCTCGAGGCTTTTGTTCGCTCGGCAAGTTGCCAAGTTGATGGGGTTTGCAAAGTGGGTATTGCCTTTAAGGCAAACTACGAGGTTGTACGCCGTTATTTAGAATCCTTGCAGTTAGATAGCGTATCGCCGTTTTTTAGGTAG
- a CDS encoding adenylyltransferase/cytidyltransferase family protein — protein MIVYTVGTFDLLHVGHLALLQHCKSLGNVLAVGVASDRVVNSYKPNVPVIPLEQRMEMLKALSCVDIVHAYDQLDYVPGCKAVNADIFVIGEDWGNKPHNLAVESYLKSKHKTITQVVYNSRTSSTQIKQNVRAQSYAGQQRILATG, from the coding sequence CTTTTGATTTATTACACGTAGGGCACCTTGCCCTACTACAACACTGCAAATCATTAGGCAACGTACTTGCCGTAGGCGTTGCTTCTGATCGGGTAGTTAACTCTTACAAGCCCAATGTTCCGGTTATTCCACTGGAACAAAGAATGGAAATGCTAAAAGCGCTGAGCTGCGTCGATATTGTTCACGCCTACGATCAACTCGATTACGTGCCTGGCTGCAAAGCCGTCAACGCGGATATTTTTGTTATTGGTGAAGATTGGGGCAACAAACCACACAACCTCGCCGTCGAGTCCTACCTAAAATCCAAACACAAAACCATTACGCAAGTTGTTTACAATTCGCGTACTTCGTCAACTCAAATAAAACAAAATGTTAGAGCACAATCCTATGCTGGCCAACAACGAATACTAGCAACAGGATAA
- the yeiP gene encoding elongation factor P-like protein YeiP codes for MPKASEIKKNVAVDYNGKVYLVKEVTKSAVCGRAGGSLYRIRMYEIATGAKVDESFKADEMINLADFSRRAVTFSYIDGDEYVFMDSEDYTPYNLNKDTIADEVPFVTESTLGLQVFVVNDVPVALDLPASVDLLITETDPSIKGASATARTKPATLSTGLIIQVPEYISSGETVKVNTEDHKFISRA; via the coding sequence ATGCCTAAAGCCAGTGAGATCAAAAAGAATGTCGCCGTTGATTACAACGGTAAAGTCTATCTTGTCAAAGAAGTTACCAAATCTGCCGTCTGTGGCCGTGCCGGCGGAAGCCTGTATCGTATTCGCATGTACGAAATAGCCACCGGCGCCAAAGTGGACGAAAGCTTTAAGGCCGATGAAATGATCAACCTTGCTGACTTCTCTCGCCGGGCCGTTACATTTTCGTATATCGATGGTGATGAATATGTGTTTATGGATAGCGAGGACTACACCCCCTACAACTTAAACAAAGACACTATTGCTGATGAAGTCCCGTTTGTGACTGAAAGCACTCTGGGCTTACAAGTCTTTGTGGTCAATGATGTACCCGTTGCGCTCGACCTACCCGCCTCTGTTGATTTATTAATTACCGAAACCGATCCCTCGATTAAAGGAGCCTCGGCCACCGCCCGCACCAAACCGGCAACACTTTCGACCGGGCTAATTATTCAAGTGCCCGAGTACATCTCTAGCGGCGAAACGGTCAAAGTAAATACCGAAGACCATAAGTTTATAAGCCGCGCCTAA